The DNA sequence GCACGATGATGCGGTCGGCGTTGCGGATCGTCGACAGCCGGTGCGCGATCACCAGCGTCGTGCGCCCCTGCACCAGGGTGTCGAGCGCCTGTTGCACCAGGCGCTCGGACTCGTTGTCGAGCGCCGAGGTGGCCTCGTCGAGGACGAGGATGGGGGCGTTCTTGAGCAGCGCGCGGGCGATGGCGATGCGCTGCCGCTGGCCGCCCGAGAGGCGCAGGCCGAGCTCGCCGATCATCGTGTCGTAGCCCTGCGGCAGCTCGCTGATGAACTCGTGCGCGTTCGCCGCGCGCGCCGCGGCGATGATCGCCTCCATCGGCTGCTCGATCGAGCCGTAGGCGATGTTGTTGCGCACCGTGTCGTTGAACAGGAAGGTGTGTTGGGTGACGAGCGCCATCTGCGCCCGCAGGCTGGCCTGGGTGACGTCGCGGATGTCGACGCCGTCGATGCGGATGGCGCCCGACTGCACGTCGTAGAAGCGCAGCAGCAGGTCGGCGAGCGTGCTCTTGCCGCCGCCGCTCGCGCCGACCAGGGCCACCACCTCGCCGCGGCGCAGGGTCAGGGTGACGTGGCGCAGCACCGGCTCGGCATCGTAGCGGAAGGTCACGTCCTCGACGTCGATGCGGTCGCGCAGCGGCGCCAGCACGCCGGCGCCGGGGCGATCCTGGACCTCCGGCTTGGTGTCGAGCAGCTCGAAGACCCGGTCGGCGGCCGCCAGGCCCTGTTGGATGGTGCCGTTGGCCCGCCCCAGCCCCTTGAACGGGTCGTAGAGCAGGAAGAGCGCGGTGAGGAAGGCGAGAAAGGAGCCCTGGGTGCGGCCGCCGACGACGACGCTGTAACCGCCGTACCAGACGACGCCGGCGATGCCGAAGGCGGCGAGGATCTCCATCATCGGCGTGTTGAAATTGCGGATGCGGGCGACGCGCATCGCCGTCCGCTGCAGACCGCGGCTCTCGGCGGCGAAGCGCTGCTTCTCGTAGGCCTCCATGTTGAAGGCCTTGACGACGCGGTTGCCCTGCACCGTCTCCTGCAGCAGCGCGGTGAGCACGCCGAGCGTGCCCTGCAGCTTGCGGGCGTGCTGGCGCATGCGCTTCGAGAGCCGCACCATCGGCAGCACCGAGGCGGGAAACACCACCATGCCGATCAGGGCCAGCAGCCAGTCCTGGTAGAAGGCGACCGCCATCAGCACGATCAGCGACACGCCGTCCTTGAGCACCGAGGCGGCCGTGCCGGTGAGCGAGGTGCCGATGACGTAGACGTCGCTGGTGACGCGCGACAGCAGCGCGCCGGTCGGGTGGCGATGGAAGAAGCCGAGCGACAGGTCCTGGATGTGCGCGTTGAGATCGTTGCGCAGATCGTTGATGACCTGGTTGCTGACGTACTCGCTGAGGTAGCCGCTGCCAAAGCCGCACAGGCCGCGGAAGATGAACACGCCGATGATCGCGAACGGCAGCACCTCCAGGACGTTGCCATTCTTGGCGGTGAAGATGTCGTCGAAGATGAAGCGCACGAGGAACGGCATGGCGCCGGCGGTGGAGCCGAAGAGGATCATGCAGGCCATGGCGCCGACGAAGTACGGCCACACGTAGGGCCGCAGATAGCCGAGCAGGCGGTGGATCAGTGCGCGGTCCATGCGAGCGTCAGCCTCGTCGCGGGCCGCGGGATCCACGGATGAACACGGATCCCCTTCCCCCACTCCGCCGATGGGCACAGGTCCGCCCCACCCTCCCCACACGGGAGAGGTGAGCTGGCAAGAGCTCCTCTGGCTGAGGGAAGTGGGGAGTGGCGTTCATCGGTGCGGTTGGGGATTGGGATCCGTGTTCATCCGTGGACCGACCAGCGTCAGCGCCAACTCCGCCGCCCGCGACGCGGCTCCCGGCTCGCCGAGCGCCGCCCGCAACTCGACGAGTGCCGCGGCGACCTCGGCGTGGCGGCGGTGGACGTCGCGCACCGCGTCGGCAATGGCGGCGGGCGTGACCGCGTCCTGAATGAGCTCGGGGAACATGGGGCGTTGGAGAATGATGTTGGGCATGCCGATCCAGGGCACGTCGACCAGCCGGCGGGCAATCCAGTAAGTGAGTGGTGCCAGACGATACACGATGACCATCGGGCAGCCCAAGAGGGCGGTCTCGACGGTCGCGGTGCCCGAGGCGACGATGGCCGCGTCGGCGGCGGCGACCACGTTGTACGTGTCGTTGTGCGCCACCGGCATCGGTACCGGGCGGCCGCCGAGGGCCGCCGCGAGGTCGTCGGGCGCCAGCGACTCGGCCAGTGCGGTGATCGACTGCCAGCCCTCGGGTGCCAGGCTGGCGGCCGCGTCGCACATGGCGCGGAAGAGGAGCCTCACCTCCTTCGTGCGGCTGCCCGGCAGCAGCGCCAGCAGCGGCCGGTCGGCGACCAGGCCGTAGCGGGCGCGGGTCTCCTCGCGGCCGCGGGTGGCGCGGACGACGTCGAGCAGCGGATGGCCGACGTGCTCGGCCAGGTGCCGCCCGCCGGCGTTGTAGACCCCGGGCTCGAAGGGGAACACGGCGGCGAGCTTGTCGACCCGTTCGGCGATGGTGCGGATGCGGCCTTTCCGCCACGCCCACACCTGCGGCGCGACGAAGTAGAAGACCGGGATACCCCGTCGTTTGGCCTGCTTCGCCAGGCGCAGGTTGAACTCCGGGTAGTCGACCAGCACCACCAGGTCGGGCCGGGTCGAATCGAGCGTGCGGACCAGCGTGCGGTAGGCGGCGACCAGACGGCCGAGGGTGCCGAAGGTCTCGGTGAAGCCCATGGTCGCCACGTGCGCGGTATCGACCAGCACCTGCATGCCGGCGGCGCGCAGGCGCGGGCCGCCGATGCCGACCACCTCGAGATCGGGGCGGCGGGCGCGCAGTTGGGTGACGAGCGCCGCGCCGTGCAGGTCGCCGGACGCCTCGCCGGCGACCAGCAGGACGCGCAGCGTCATGCCGTCTCCAGCGCGGCGCGGATGCGCTCCGCGACCTCCATGGCGCGCACCGCGGTGACGCCGTCCACCAGCGGCGTGGCGCGGCGGCGGACCGAGTCGACGAACGCCTCGATCTCGTCGAAGAGCGGATCGGCGTCGCTGAAGTGCTGCTCGCTGACGTCGATGGTCGGCAGCCCGCCGGCGGCGGCCGGCAGGCGGCGATAGAGGCGGATCGTGCGGTCGCCGTAGTCGACCGAGACGTAGGCGTCGGCCTGGAAGAAGCGGATCTTGCGCTCCCGCTTCATGGCGACGCGGCTGGCGGTGACGTTGGCGATCGTGCCGCCGGCGAAGCGCAGGCGGGCGTTGGCGATGTCGACGCGCTCGGAGAGCACCGGCACGCCGACCGCCTCGACCCGTTCGAGCGGCGCCGGGACGACGCTGAGGATGACGTCGAGATCGTGGATCATGAGGTCGAGGATGACGTCGACCTCGGTGCCGCGCTCGGTGAAGGGCGCCAGGCGGTGGCACTCGATGAAGCGCGGGTGGGTGAGCACGCCGGCCAACGAGCGGATGGCGGGATTGAAGCGCTCGAGGTGGCCGACCTGCAGGATGCGCCCGTGCTCGGCGGCGAGCGCGACCAGGGCGCGCCCCTCGGGCAGGGTCGCGGTGATCGGCTTCTCCACCAGCACGTCGATGCCGTGCGACAACAGCGCCGAGGCGACGGCGAAGTGGGCGTTGGTCGGCACCGCGATGCTGGCGCAGTCGATGCGGCCGAAGAGATCCTCGACCGCGGCGGCCGCCGGCGCGCCGACGCGGGCGCCGATGGCGGCGGCGCGGGCCGGGTCGGCATCGACGACGCCGACCAGCGCGACGCCCGGCAGGCTGGCGTACTTCTCGGCGTGGAAGGCGCCGAGATAGCCGACGCCGACCACCGCCGCGCGCACCGGCTCAGGCATCGGCGCGCACTCCGACGATCACCAGGTGGGCGGCGGCGGCGTCCGCCAGCAGGCGCTCGCGCTCGAGCAGCAGCGTGCGCCCGGCCTCCAGCGCCAGCACCGCGATGCCGGCATCGCGGCACACCGCGATCGTCGCCGGTCCGACCGCCGGCACGTCGAAGCGCAGGTCCTGCGTCGGCTTGCTCACCTTCACCGCCACCGCGCCGCCGCGGCCGAGCGCGCCGCCTCGGCGCAGCGTCTCGTCGGTCCCCTCCAGCGCCTCGACCGCCAGCACCATGCGCGACTTCACCACCACCGTCTGGCCGATGTCCCAGGCGCCGATGCCCTTCGCGGCCGCCAGCCCATAGCGGATGTCGGCCCACTGCGCCGCGTCGGGCGCGCCGGCGGTGAGCGCACCTTCCGGGGTGAGGATCGAGGCGAGGAAGAGGGTCGACTCGACCACCGCGATCCCCTCGCCCGCCAACTCCTCGGCGACGCCGCGCAGCACGACGTCGTCGCTCCACCGCGTCAGCCGGGCGAGAAAGCGCTGTCCGCGCTCGTCGGGCGCGAAATGCTCGAGCAGCGCCGCCTTGCGGATGCCGCCCGCCATCACCGCCCGGCGCACCCCGGCCTGCTGGAAGGCGCGGATGATGGTGTCGAGCTGACCGACCTTGATCCAGGCGCAGGACTCCACCTCCGCCGCGAGCGCGGGATCCGTCTCGCCCTCGTGCGCGACCGCGACGACCGCAACGCCCGCGGCGCGGGCCGTGCGCGCGAAGAGGAGCGGGAACGTGCCATTGCCGGCGATGAGACCGATGCGTTCCATGGACGATCACGGACGGCGCGCGCTGCCAGGCGGTGGCCCGCCGGAGCGCGGCGCGAGGCACGCGCCGGCAGGTGGACGACGCACGGAGGGGCGGGGCTTCGCGGCGCGCGCCCCGCGCTTCTCGCTTGTGCCTCGCGGTTCCCGGAACGTCACCGTCGCGCTCCTCGACGACCGCAGCAGCGGAGAGTCAGTCCTCGTCCCCCGACGGGGCCGGGGCATCCGACGTCCGTCGCCGATCCTCGCGACAGACGCCGCGCTGCGACGCTTCGATGAAGGCGACGAACCGATCCACCTCCGGCACGCCGGGGATCTCCGCGCGGACGCGCGCCGCGGCCTCGGCGACC is a window from the bacterium genome containing:
- the lpxB gene encoding lipid-A-disaccharide synthase, with the translated sequence MTLRVLLVAGEASGDLHGAALVTQLRARRPDLEVVGIGGPRLRAAGMQVLVDTAHVATMGFTETFGTLGRLVAAYRTLVRTLDSTRPDLVVLVDYPEFNLRLAKQAKRRGIPVFYFVAPQVWAWRKGRIRTIAERVDKLAAVFPFEPGVYNAGGRHLAEHVGHPLLDVVRATRGREETRARYGLVADRPLLALLPGSRTKEVRLLFRAMCDAAASLAPEGWQSITALAESLAPDDLAAALGGRPVPMPVAHNDTYNVVAAADAAIVASGTATVETALLGCPMVIVYRLAPLTYWIARRLVDVPWIGMPNIILQRPMFPELIQDAVTPAAIADAVRDVHRRHAEVAAALVELRAALGEPGAASRAAELALTLVGPRMNTDPNPQPHR
- the lpxI gene encoding UDP-2,3-diacylglucosamine diphosphatase LpxI (LpxI, functionally equivalent to LpxH, replaces it in LPS biosynthesis in a minority of bacteria.) produces the protein MERIGLIAGNGTFPLLFARTARAAGVAVVAVAHEGETDPALAAEVESCAWIKVGQLDTIIRAFQQAGVRRAVMAGGIRKAALLEHFAPDERGQRFLARLTRWSDDVVLRGVAEELAGEGIAVVESTLFLASILTPEGALTAGAPDAAQWADIRYGLAAAKGIGAWDIGQTVVVKSRMVLAVEALEGTDETLRRGGALGRGGAVAVKVSKPTQDLRFDVPAVGPATIAVCRDAGIAVLALEAGRTLLLERERLLADAAAAHLVIVGVRADA
- a CDS encoding Gfo/Idh/MocA family oxidoreductase; this translates as MPEPVRAAVVGVGYLGAFHAEKYASLPGVALVGVVDADPARAAAIGARVGAPAAAAVEDLFGRIDCASIAVPTNAHFAVASALLSHGIDVLVEKPITATLPEGRALVALAAEHGRILQVGHLERFNPAIRSLAGVLTHPRFIECHRLAPFTERGTEVDVILDLMIHDLDVILSVVPAPLERVEAVGVPVLSERVDIANARLRFAGGTIANVTASRVAMKRERKIRFFQADAYVSVDYGDRTIRLYRRLPAAAGGLPTIDVSEQHFSDADPLFDEIEAFVDSVRRRATPLVDGVTAVRAMEVAERIRAALETA
- the msbA gene encoding lipid A export permease/ATP-binding protein MsbA, with the protein product MDRALIHRLLGYLRPYVWPYFVGAMACMILFGSTAGAMPFLVRFIFDDIFTAKNGNVLEVLPFAIIGVFIFRGLCGFGSGYLSEYVSNQVINDLRNDLNAHIQDLSLGFFHRHPTGALLSRVTSDVYVIGTSLTGTAASVLKDGVSLIVLMAVAFYQDWLLALIGMVVFPASVLPMVRLSKRMRQHARKLQGTLGVLTALLQETVQGNRVVKAFNMEAYEKQRFAAESRGLQRTAMRVARIRNFNTPMMEILAAFGIAGVVWYGGYSVVVGGRTQGSFLAFLTALFLLYDPFKGLGRANGTIQQGLAAADRVFELLDTKPEVQDRPGAGVLAPLRDRIDVEDVTFRYDAEPVLRHVTLTLRRGEVVALVGASGGGKSTLADLLLRFYDVQSGAIRIDGVDIRDVTQASLRAQMALVTQHTFLFNDTVRNNIAYGSIEQPMEAIIAAARAANAHEFISELPQGYDTMIGELGLRLSGGQRQRIAIARALLKNAPILVLDEATSALDNESERLVQQALDTLVQGRTTLVIAHRLSTIRNADRIIVLVRGAIVEQGTHEELLARNGDYRKLHDLQFAAPDAAA